Below is a genomic region from Desulfonatronum thiosulfatophilum.
AATGACTTTGCGATAGATGTCCATGTCCATCATGCCGCGTTTGCGTTGCATGGCGTCCTGAACGCAGTGAATGCAGCGCAGGTTGCACGCGTTGGTCGGTTCAATATGGATATGCTGAGGAAAAGGCGGGATGCCTTCCGCGGGATTTTGAAGAAAGGTGAGCTGATCAACAAATCGATCAACAACCTTTTGGAAACTTTCGCGAGGTTTAATCTGGTCGTTCATTCACTCTACTCCTTTTGCAGTATATCCCAGCTAATCTGGGTGTCGGCGTTCACATCCCTGTTCAGGACACAACCAAGCAGTTTCGGTATTTCACGGGCTCGAAGGCCGGAGCCTGGACGCTTGAGAACGAGGTCCGTGGCA
It encodes:
- a CDS encoding SAF domain-containing protein, encoding MVAAHALQKGTRLAATDLVLKRPGSGLRAREIPKLLGCVLNRDVNADTQISWDILQKE